The following coding sequences lie in one Melopsittacus undulatus isolate bMelUnd1 chromosome 9, bMelUnd1.mat.Z, whole genome shotgun sequence genomic window:
- the LOC115945317 gene encoding uncharacterized protein isoform X1, with protein MSGGSGRRLVLHVDLNNTVVVADTVSGQGPRAALNSFLSTVTWGRAGAAGEWQWVSERPSLRPPCPGALSYYSHHGRNPAFTERGPGRCFRSLHARHLQLLEWPGRPHELLSVQGDPGKRYHLLLPAFLRLLDALHRDGRDFAVIFRTFGTDLPRALRAVSCALEGQHPQFPALRDLALPVDLTPGQIRCSKREVVLTRGAERLTSREDARKLYSYFSSFEGIGGFQDHFDWWARNQFSSRGGKPLWIDPHDSSVHHIFIDDNIRLDDADTIVNPQVFSERGSHSSQRVPTSELYDVCLVQTDLLQAIADQDYFLHCVRRCEENYDRYLACREEDTPSQQWDGR; from the exons ATGAGCGGCGGATCCGGCCGGAGGCTGGTGCTGCACGTGGATCTCAACAACACGGTGGTGGTGGCGGACACGGTGTCGGGGCAGGGCCCGCGGGCGGCTCTCAACAGCTTCCTCAGCACCGTCACCTGGGGCCGCGCCGGCGCCGCCG GCGAGTGGCAGTGGGTAAGTGAGCGCCCGTCCCTGCGCCCGCCGTGCCCCGGTGCACTCAGCTACTACAGCCACCACGGCCGGAACCCCGCGTTCACGGAGCGCGGCCCGGGCCGGTGCTTCCGCAGCCTCCATGCCCGtcacctgcagctgctggagtgGCCGGGCCGGCCGCACGAGCTGCTCTCGGTGCAGGGGGACCCCGGCAAGCGCTaccacctcctgctccctgccttccTCCGCCTGCTGGACGCCCTGCACCGGGACGGACGGGACTTCGCTGTCATCTTCCGGACGTTCGGCACGGACCTGCCCCGAGCCCTCCGCGCTGTCAGCTGTGCCCTGGAGGGGCAGCACCCGCAGTTCCCTGCGCTGCGGGACCTGGCG ctccctgtggACCTCACCCCTGGGCAGATACGCTGCAGCAAGCGGGAGGTGGTGCTGACAAGGGGAGCAGAGCGCCTGACCTCCCGGGAGGATGCAAGAAAGCTTTACAGCTACTTCAGCTCCTTTGAGGGAATCGGTGGCTTCCAAGACCACTTTGACTG GTGGGCCAGAAATCAGTTCTCCTCCAGGGGTGGGAAACCCCTGTGGATTGACCCGCATGATTCCAGCGTTCACCACATCTTCATTGATGACAATATCCGGCTGGATGATGCCGACACCATTGTTAATCCCCAG GTGTTCTCGGAgcggggcagccacagctcccagcGTGTTCCCACCTCGGAGCTGTACGATGTTTGCCTGGTGCAGACCGACCTGCTGCAGGCCATTGCTGACCAGGACTATTTCCTGCACTGCGTGAGGAGGTGTGAGGAGAACTACGACCGTTACCTGGCCTGCAGGGAGGAGGACACCCCGAGCCAGCAGTGGGATGGACGGTGA
- the KLHDC8B gene encoding kelch domain-containing protein 8B: MAAGAGAFAWATFPSMPTQRVYCSTAHRDGQLFVLGGCGGSGRALGTAELLDLPAQRWTTLPPLPTPRAGAAALVLGKQILVVGGVDAAQSPLASVEGYHVDEGKWEKKAALTQPSMGISAVQRDGAIYALGGMGADTSPQALVRVYEPAKDHWQPLPSMPTPCYGASTFLQGNKIFVLGGRQGKLPVTAFEAFDLETRSWTRYPSVPSRRAFAACAMADGIVFSLGGLQQPGPHIFYSRPHFVNTVEMFDPAQGAWSKPSRGIRMREKRADFVAGCLGGRVVAVGGLGNQSCPLDSVEGFSPSQKKWEPLPPMPTGRCSCSSCPAPSLLFVIGGVAQGPSGAVEALCLREAP, encoded by the exons ATGGCGGCGGGCGCGGGCGCCTTCGCGTGGGCCACGTTCCCGTCCATGCCCACCCAGCGCGTGTACTGCAGCACCGCACACCGTGATGGGCAGCTCTTCGTGCTGGGCGGCTGTGGCGGCAGCGGCAGGGCCCTGGGCACCGCTGAGCTGCTCGACCTGCCCGCACAGCGCTGGACCACGCTCCCACCGCTCCCCACGCCAcgggctggtgctgctgccctcGTCCTGGGCAAGCAGATCCTGGTGGTGGGTGGTGTGGACGCAGCGCAGAGTCCCCTCGCCTCCGTTGAGGGCTACCACGTGGATGAGGGCAAGTGGGAGAAGAAGGCGGCACTGACGCAGCCCTCCATGGGCATCTCAGCTGTGCAGAGAG ATGGGGCCATCTATGCCTTGGGAGGAATGGGTGCAGACACCTCTCCTCAGGCACTGGTCCGTGTCTATGAGCCGGCAAAGGACCATTGGCAGCCCCTGCCCTCCATGCCCACCCCCTGCTATGGGGCCTCCACCTTCCTGCAGGGCAACAAGATCTTTGTCCTGG GGGGCCGGCAGGGCAAGCTGCCCGTCACTGCCTTCGAGGCCTTTGACCTGGAGACGAGGAGCTGGACGCGGTACCCCAGCGTGCCGAGCCGCCGTGCCTTCGCCGCCTGCGCCATGGCTGATGGCATCGTCTTCAGCCTGGGTGGGCTGCAGCAGCCGGGGCCACACATCTTCTATTCCCGTCCACACTTCGTCAACACCGTGGAGATGTTTGATCCTGCGCAGG GTGCATGGAGCAAGCCGAGCCGTGGTATCCGCATGAGGGAGAAAAGAGCCGACTTCGTGGCTGGCTGCCTGGGAGGAAGAGTGGTGGCTGTGGGTGGCCTCG GGAACCAGTCCTGCCCGCTGGACTCGGTGGAAGGGTTCAGCCCCTCGCAGAAGAAGTGGGAGCCGCTGCCGCCCATGCCCACTGGccgctgctcctgctccagctgcccgGCACCCAGCCTACTCTTTGTCATCGGAGGGGTGGCACAGGGCCCCAGCGGGGCCGTCGAGGCTCTGTGCCTGCGAGAGGCACCCTGA
- the LOC115945317 gene encoding uncharacterized protein isoform X2: MSGGSGRRLVLHVDLNNTVVVADTVSGQGPRAALNSFLSTVTWGRAGAAGEWQWVSERPSLRPPCPGALSYYSHHGRNPAFTERGPGRCFRSLHARHLQLLEWPGRPHELLSVQGDPGKRYHLLLPAFLRLLDALHRDGRDFAVIFRTFGTDLPRALRAVSCALEGQHPQFPALRDLALPVDLTPGQIRCSKREVVLTRGAERLTSREDARKLYSYFSSFEGIGGFQDHFDWWARNQFSSRGGKPLWIDPHDSSVHHIFIDDNIRLDDADTIVNPQVTVLVGNGRGNAQQHLPGSGER, encoded by the exons ATGAGCGGCGGATCCGGCCGGAGGCTGGTGCTGCACGTGGATCTCAACAACACGGTGGTGGTGGCGGACACGGTGTCGGGGCAGGGCCCGCGGGCGGCTCTCAACAGCTTCCTCAGCACCGTCACCTGGGGCCGCGCCGGCGCCGCCG GCGAGTGGCAGTGGGTAAGTGAGCGCCCGTCCCTGCGCCCGCCGTGCCCCGGTGCACTCAGCTACTACAGCCACCACGGCCGGAACCCCGCGTTCACGGAGCGCGGCCCGGGCCGGTGCTTCCGCAGCCTCCATGCCCGtcacctgcagctgctggagtgGCCGGGCCGGCCGCACGAGCTGCTCTCGGTGCAGGGGGACCCCGGCAAGCGCTaccacctcctgctccctgccttccTCCGCCTGCTGGACGCCCTGCACCGGGACGGACGGGACTTCGCTGTCATCTTCCGGACGTTCGGCACGGACCTGCCCCGAGCCCTCCGCGCTGTCAGCTGTGCCCTGGAGGGGCAGCACCCGCAGTTCCCTGCGCTGCGGGACCTGGCG ctccctgtggACCTCACCCCTGGGCAGATACGCTGCAGCAAGCGGGAGGTGGTGCTGACAAGGGGAGCAGAGCGCCTGACCTCCCGGGAGGATGCAAGAAAGCTTTACAGCTACTTCAGCTCCTTTGAGGGAATCGGTGGCTTCCAAGACCACTTTGACTG GTGGGCCAGAAATCAGTTCTCCTCCAGGGGTGGGAAACCCCTGTGGATTGACCCGCATGATTCCAGCGTTCACCACATCTTCATTGATGACAATATCCGGCTGGATGATGCCGACACCATTGTTAATCCCCAG GTGACAGTGCTGGTGGGGAATGGAAGGGGGAATGCTCAGCAGCATTTGCCAGGCAGCGGGGAGAGGTAA
- the IHO1 gene encoding interactor of HORMAD1 protein 1 — MSYNRNYYPDGDKRVTWSNKFSIRSSVPSDYSSLSDSQLLFGSQFCPENVQSAAALLELGTQLGQHNSQDLQGCLDQFGEMFDSRNKSILAHLETISKTLQDAFQSQCGLVLKALTDKSQTEQALLEMERSLAAKDAELLDVKSSVQLLKEGLESLPAQLRDQQLKLCEELGFLKLPNTLAELHTFVSIAKARPAMADNSSQTSPGPCQHCALCEESPVCPFPFPCMRQGEQHGDSPMGNQVTGDGTSIDDLNTASGGNVSPGAAEVCREHSSLQEVKYSSEPQSCVNHHCTCCSHSHILGGHQKKHCPTPQEVPLPTPLRKVIRRNTRGFQSVMPSRQRQPQVSHLPVCKDVLGRRDSNWTMDREVENAAGGNKVKQKPGRIPWNKAMGRKKTCPAMRKGELSQCAEAGLKQRKANGTIELESSRNEGLPRYKAALSLGSSSSAPDQQILSTQLRLTKHFPPVPCSDRSLHQLADKRRRSLEMQKREKVSIVNRYLLDSSPQENTFSLCSTTGEKQMSCFSLRSPGSTKKPHPAAVLPQQNTGCCSLVFDSDYSD, encoded by the exons ATGAGCTACAACAGGAATTATTACCCTGATGGTGACAAGAGAGTAACCTG GTCAAATAAGTTTTCCATTCGGAGCAGCGTTCCCAGTGACTACTCGAGTTTGAGTGACTCTCAGCTGCTCTTTGGCTCCCAGTTCTGCCCGGAGAATGTgcagtcagcagcagctctgctggagctgggcacGCAGCTGGGACAGCACAACTCCCAAGAT CTGCAAGGATGCTTGGACCAGTTTGGAGAAATGTTTGATTCAAGAAACAAATCCATTTTGGCTCACTTAGAAACCATCTCCAAGACAC TGCAAGATGCTTTTCAGAGCCAGTGTGGTTTGGTGCTGAAAGCTCTGACAGACAAAAGCCAAACGGAGCAGGCGctgctggagatggagaggagCCTCGCAGCA AAAGATGCAGAGCTTCTAGATGTGAAATCCAGTGTCCAGCTGCTGAAGGAGGGTCTGGAGTCGCTGCCAGCTCAGCTGAGAGATCAGCAGCTGAAGTTGTGTGAAGAACTTGGCTTCCTGAAGCTCCCTAACACCTTAGCTGAGCTGCACACGTTCGTCTCTATTGCCAAAGCCCGTCCTGCCATGGCTGATAACTCCTCCCAGACGTCCCCTGGCCCATGCCAGCACTGTGCTCTGTGTGAGGAGAGCCCCGTAtgtccctttcccttcccctgcaTGAGACAGGGGGAGCAGCACGGAGACTCCCCCATGGGGAACCAGGTCACGGGGGATGGCACATCTATAGATGACCTAAACACAGCTTCAGGAGGGAACGTCAGCCCCGGTGCTGCCGAGGTGTGTAGAGAACACTCCTCATTGCAGGAGGTGAAATACAGTTCAGAACCACAGAGCTGTGTCAACCACCACTGCACatgctgctctcacagccacATTTTGGGGGGTCATCAGAAGAAGCACTGTCCCACACCACAGGAGGTGCCTTTACCCACTCCACTGAGGAAGGTGATCAGGAGAAACACTCGAGGCTTCCAATCCGTGATGCCATCGCGACAGAGGCAGCCCCAAGTTTCCCATCTTCCTGTATGTAAAGATGtgcttgggagaagagacagcaACTGGACCATGGACCGTGAGGTGGAGAATGCAGCTGGAGGGAACAAAGTGAAGCAGAAGCCAGGAAGGATCCCCTGGAATAAAGCAATGGGGAGGAAGAAAACGTGCCCTGCTATGAGAAAAGGCGAGCTTTCCCAATGTGCTGAGGCTGGGCTGAAGCAAAGGAAGGCAAATGGGACCATTGAGTTGGAGAGCTCCAGAAATGAAGGCTTGCCCAGGTACAAGGCTGCTCTCAGTTTGGGAAGCTCCAGCTCAGCTCCCGACCAGCAGATCCTCAGCACTCAGCTGAGGCTTACAAAGCACTTCCCACCAGTGCCCTGCTCCGATAGAAGCCTGCATCAACTTGCAGACAAGAGAAGGAGAAGCTTGGAAatgcaaaagagagaaaaagtttCCATTGTGAACAGGTACCTCCTGGATTCCTCACCCCAGGAGAACACCTTTTCCCTGTGTAGCACCACGGGTGAAAAACAGATGAGCTGCTTCAGCCTCCGAAGCCCTGGAAGCACCAAGAAGCCCCATCCTGCTGCGGTGCTGCCTCAGCAGAACACAGGCTGTTGCTCTCTAGTTTTTGATAGTGATTATTCTGATTGA